In Nitrospira sp., the following are encoded in one genomic region:
- the mrtJ gene encoding JDVT-CTERM system glutamic-type intramembrane protease, whose protein sequence is MAWAVPVHPIPVVQVWSLGFVSVAVWYPLWEELLFRGLLQGELIERGWIRPWLCGLSGANISVSLFFAVFHLWSHRPIWAVLVFFPSLVFGLLRDRFGSTVPSILMHMWYNGGYFFFIGSSQPFTGSDMR, encoded by the coding sequence ATGGCATGGGCCGTTCCCGTTCATCCGATACCTGTTGTCCAAGTGTGGTCGTTGGGCTTTGTTTCAGTGGCAGTCTGGTACCCTCTATGGGAAGAGCTGCTGTTTAGAGGATTGCTGCAGGGCGAACTCATCGAGCGTGGCTGGATACGACCCTGGCTATGTGGTTTGAGCGGCGCCAACATTTCGGTCTCTCTCTTCTTCGCAGTCTTTCACCTCTGGAGCCATAGGCCGATCTGGGCGGTCCTGGTGTTCTTCCCTTCACTGGTCTTTGGCCTGCTTCGCGATCGGTTCGGCTCCACGGTTCCTTCGATTCTAATGCACATGTGGTACAACGGCGGGTATTTTTTCTTCATCGGTTCCTCTCAGCCTTTCACAGGGTCCGACATGCGGTGA
- a CDS encoding response regulator transcription factor, with amino-acid sequence MLRILIADDFPLFRRGVKDLLTDGLDSVTVGECGNAHDLLELVRCRKWDVVILDISMPGTTGTEALKRLKAERPDLPVIVLSLHPEDQYAIRMFKAGADAYLMKASAPEELINAVKKVTSGGQYVGASLGEKLVHRLRPGSESVLHNQLSDREFEVMRFLASGKTVSEIAETMHLGVSTVSTYRSRILEKLQLKNNAELMHYVVDQGIT; translated from the coding sequence ATGCTGAGAATTTTGATTGCCGACGACTTTCCGCTCTTCCGACGCGGAGTGAAGGATTTGTTAACCGACGGGCTGGATTCCGTCACGGTCGGGGAATGCGGCAACGCCCACGATCTGTTGGAACTGGTCAGATGCAGGAAGTGGGATGTCGTTATCCTGGATATCTCCATGCCCGGTACCACCGGCACCGAGGCCCTCAAGCGGCTGAAGGCGGAGCGTCCGGACCTTCCCGTCATCGTGCTCAGCCTGCATCCGGAGGATCAATATGCCATCCGCATGTTCAAAGCGGGAGCGGATGCCTATCTGATGAAGGCTAGTGCCCCGGAGGAACTCATTAATGCCGTGAAGAAGGTCACTTCGGGCGGACAGTATGTGGGTGCTTCACTCGGGGAAAAGCTCGTACATCGTCTTCGTCCTGGCTCGGAAAGCGTGCTGCACAACCAGCTGTCCGATCGGGAATTCGAGGTTATGCGTTTCCTCGCGTCGGGGAAAACCGTCTCTGAAATCGCGGAGACCATGCACCTCGGGGTGAGCACCGTCAGCACCTACCGCTCCCGCATTCTCGAGAAACTCCAACTCAAGAATAACGCCGAACTGATGCATTACGTGGTTGATCAGGGGATCACATAG